A stretch of Podospora bellae-mahoneyi strain CBS 112042 chromosome 5, whole genome shotgun sequence DNA encodes these proteins:
- a CDS encoding hypothetical protein (MEROPS:MER0002764; SMCOG1075:alkaline serine protease; SMCOG1075: subtilase family; antiSMASH:Cluster_2; COG:O; EggNog:ENOG503PCGR) translates to MKLNATLFGLTGLLGLALAAVPIKNDGISADIVVPEKYIVKYKANADAGRKKKHESDITNKAKKKNKKGVVESINIDGLSGYVAEIPDSELKQLRDSDLIEYIEKDTVIQINAVAAPRVAADPVEEKHQLAKRAYVTQLHAAWGLARISRRSTWNSGYYYDNTAGQGIRVYVLDSGIRTTHVEFEGRAVWGANFIAGSPNTDEYGHGTHVAGTIASKTYGVAKKATVVAVKVLDKNGSGTMSGLISGLNWAVNNAKARGIAKKAVINISLGGGYTASVNAAVKGATDAGLTVVVSAGNSNDNSANYSPASAPSAITVGAIDGTGYRAWFSNWGNLVDIFAPGVSILSAYHTSNTATWYMDGTSMAAPHVAGLAAYFIAKENLSGSPAVTNRILGAAVTGSIGDPKGSWNRRAYNAGGA, encoded by the exons ATGAAGCTCAACGCGACCCTCTTTGGTCTCACCGGCCTTCTCGGCCTGGCATTGGCCGCCGTCCCGATTAAGAACGATGGCATCTCGGCCGACATTGTTGTGCCCGAAAAGTACATCGTCAAGTACAAGGCCAACGCTGACGCtggaagaaagaagaagcatgagtccgacatcaccaacaaggccaagaagaagaacaagaagggTGTTGTCGAGTCCATCAACATCGACGGCCTTTCGGGATACGTTGCCGAGATCCCCGACTCAGAACTCAAGCAGCTGAGGGATTCTGACTTA ATCGAATACATCGAGAAGGACACCGTGATCCAGATCAACGCCGTCGCGGCCCCTCGGGTCGCCGCTGACCCTGTCGAAGAGAAGCACCAGCTTGCGAAGCGTGCCTATGTCACTCAACTCCACGCCGCTTGGGGCCTGGCTCGCATCTCGCGCCGTTCCACCTGGAACTCCGGCTACTACTACGACAACACCGCTGGCCAAGGTATCCGTGTCTATGTTCTTGACAGCGGCATCCGCACCACCCACGTCGAGTTTGAAGGACGCGCCGTCTGGGGCGCCAACTTCATCGCCGGATCCCCCAACACTGACGAGTACGGCCACGGCACCCACGTTGCTGGCACCATCGCCAGTAAGACCTATGGTGTTGCGAAGAAGGCCACCGTTGTCGCCGTTAAGGTCCTCGACAAGAACGGCTCCGGCACCATGTCCGGCCTGATCTCCGGCCTCAACTGGGCTGTGAACAACGCCAAGGCCCGCGGCATCGCCAAGAAGGCCGTCATCAACATTTCTCTCGGTGGTGGCTACACTGCCTCCGTCAACGCTGCTGTCAAGGGGGCCACTGATGCTGGCCTCACCGTGGTTGTGTCTGccggcaacagcaacgacaacAGTGCCAACTATTCCCCTGCCTCGGCCCCCTCTGCCATCACCGTCGGTGCCATTGACGGTACTGGATATCGCGCCTGGTTCTCCAACTGGGGCAACCTCGTCGACATCTTCGCCCCTGGTGTCTCCATCCTCAGCGCCTACCACACCAGCAACACTGCCACCTGGTACATGGACGGCACCAGCATGGCTGCTCCCCACGTTGCCGGTCTCGCTGCTTACTTCATCGCCAAGGAGAACCTGTCGGGCTCCCCTGCTGTGACCAACCGAATTCTTGGTGCGGCTGTCACCGGTAGTATCGGGGACCCCAAGGGCAGCTGGAACCGCCGTGCTTACAACGCCGGTGGTGCCTAG
- a CDS encoding hypothetical protein (EggNog:ENOG503NU8T; antiSMASH:Cluster_2; SMCOG1217:NADH:flavin oxidoreductase/NADH oxidase; COG:C) — MPCLASCKAPHGRAMCGGNKSLGFVNCPSSPPQLLETSKSSDSGRLAVNMTATGPSPVITDPSPLGSPLPFEFSGRTAPNRFLKSAATEKVATYDPNDRLSSGIPNDELFRLYGTWASGGFGTIVTGNILIDPDHLEGPGNMIIPVDAPLDGPRFEGFRRLGSVGRQHGSLFIGQINHPGRQCVYALQPNPISASDVQLLVDMFGATFGKPRAATIEEIQSIVAAFVHAAVYLDKAGWDGVQLHGAHGYLIAQFLSLTTNLRTDAYGGSLANRARIITEIAAGIREQCRKGFILAIKINSVEFQADGFTVEEASELCEILEKAGFDFVELSGGTYEEMALAHRRESTKAREAFFLDFAEKIAPRLNKTKVYVTGGFRTAKGMADALQSVDGVGMVRAVCNNPNLPAEILEGKKTAAPVIAGGVYFDDFLLTGGLGGLQMRLMGHSLPVLNVEDDAEVEEFKKALESNLKGLVKGGLFENMDLGFLGARGPDVERRVRDIQVSRATLC, encoded by the exons ATGCCGTGCTTGGCCAGCTGCAAGGC GCCACACGGCAGAGCAATGTGTGGGGGTAACAAATCTCTTGGATTTGTCAACTGCCCTTCATCTCCGCCGCAACTTCTGGAAACGTCGAAGTCATCAGACTCTGGTCGACTTGCTGTGAACATGACCGCTACGGGGCCTTCTCCCGTCATTACTGACCCCTCTCCGCTGggttcccctctccccttcgaGTTTTCTGGCCGGACAGCGCCTAACCGCTTTCTCAAGTCGGCCGCCACCGAAAAGGTAGCCACCTATGACCCAAACGACAGGCTCTCCAGCGGCATTCCCAACGATGAGCTGTTCCGGCTGTACGGTACCTGGGCGTCAGGCGGCTTCGGCACAATCGTAACcggcaacatcctcatcgacCCTGACCACCTCGAGGGCCCCGGTAACATGATCATCCCCGTCGACGCACCGCTTGACGGTCCCCGCTTCGAAGGATTCCGCCGTCTGGGATCTGTCGGAAGACAACATGGGTCTCTCTTCATCGGCCAAATCAACCATCCCGGCCGCCAATGCGTCTACGCCCTGCAACCCAATCCCATCTCAGCCTCTGACGTTCAACTGCTCGTCGACATGTTTGGTGCCACCTTTGGCAAACCGCGTGCTGCCACCATCGAGGAGATCCAATCGATCGTGGCGGCCTTTGTCCATGCGGCGGTGTACCTCGACAAAGCAGGCTGGGACGGAGTCCAGCTTCATGGTGCCCACGGGTACCTCATCGCACAattcttgtccttgaccaCCAACCTCCGCACTGACGCTTATGGCGGGTCCCTTGCCAACCGGGCGAGGATCATCACCGAGATTGCCGCTGGCATCAGGGAGCAATGTCGAAAGGGCTTCATTCTCGCCATCAAGATCAACAGCGTCGAGTTCCAAGCCGATGGGTTCACCGTTGAAGAGGCGTCCGAGCTGTGCGAGATCTTGGAGAAGGCAGGCTTCGACTTTGTGGAGCTCAGCGGCGGAACATACGAGGAAATGGCGCTGGCGCACAGGCGAGAGTCAACCAAAGCCAGGGAGGCATTCTTTTTGGATTTCGCAGAAAAGATTGCGCCGCGCCtgaacaagaccaaggtcTATGTGACTGGGGGTTTCAGGACTGCCAAGGGCATGGCGGACGCGCTGCAGAGTGTGGATGGCGTTGGAATGGTGAGGGCTGTTTGCAACAATCCGAATCTTCCGGCCGAGATACTGGAGGGCAAGAAGACAGCTGCGCCGGTGATTGCTGGGGGGGTGTATTTTGACGATTTTCTTCTGACGGGGGGCTTGGGGGGGCTGCAGATGCGACTGATGGGGCATTCGTTGCCTGTGCTCAATGTTGAGGATGACGCAGAGGTCGAAGAGTTCAAGAAGGCGCTGGAGTCGAATCTGAAGGGACTTGTGAAGGGAGGGTTGTTTGAGAATATGGACCTTGGGTTTCTAGGGGCGAGAGGACCTGATGTTGAGAGAAGAGTGCGAGATATTCAGGTTTCCAGGGCCACACTGTGCTAA
- a CDS encoding hypothetical protein (EggNog:ENOG503Q57R; COG:S) translates to MMTPIARKLSWANLRLYIGGFGHWGDHAFTRAMLEAGFERRVQPRRIRLTVEHRQTRLAFAREQWALRPRPEDWEVVLFSDETWATNNPIWKRWLTIHDSKDIEDWTTIRQKPHGWMFWSMICGSENAGSFVWEKEYGGINSEKYQRYIVPIINGYITRKREQGTSIVFQQDNASPHSSRATRAYIRSLGIELLTWPARSPDFNPIENVWFWMKDWLELHYNIQLLNKAALRRAILEAWEAVPSEYVLGLIHSMPRRLEKCIALEGQLTGY, encoded by the coding sequence ATGATGACCCCTATCGCTCGCAAGCTTTCCTGGGCCAATTTACGCCTGTATATTGGTGGGTTTGGCCACTGGGGAGATCATGCCTTCACCAGGGCCATGCTGGAAGCCGGTTTTGAACGTCGTGTTCAACCGCGAAGGATCCGGCTCACGGTCGAACACAGGCAGACCCGGCTAGCCTTTGCCCGCGAGCAATGGGCACTACGGCCTCGCCCGGAAGACTGGGAGGTGGTACTCTTCAGTGACGAGACCTGGGCTACCAACAACCCTATATGGAAGAGGTGGCTTACAATCCACGATTCGAAAGATATCGAAGACTGGACCACCATACGGCAAAAGCCTCACGGTTGGATGTTCTGGAGTATGATTTGTGGCTCTGAAAATGCCGGCTCCTTCGTGTGGGAAAAGGAATACGGTGGGATTAACAGCGAGAAATATCAGAGGTATATTGTCCCTATTATCAATGGTTATATTACCAGGAAAAGGGAACAGGGTACTTCTATAGTCTTCCAACAGGATAATGCCTCGCCTCACTCATCTAGGGCAACGAGGGCTTATATTAGGAGCCTAGGCATTGAACTGTTGACCTGGCCGGCCAGGTCACCTGATTTTAACCCTATTGAAAATGTGTGGTTTTGGATGAAAGATTGGCTTGAATTACACTACAATATACAGCTTTTGAACAAAGCCGCCCTCAGGAGGGCCATTTTGGAAGCTTGGGAGGCAGTGCCCTCTGAGTATGTACTTGGTTTGATCCATTCAATGCCCCGGAGGCTTGAAAAGTGCATTGCGTTGGAAGGTCAGCTGACAGGATATTAG